One stretch of Castor canadensis chromosome 14, mCasCan1.hap1v2, whole genome shotgun sequence DNA includes these proteins:
- the LOC109678943 gene encoding putative olfactory receptor 7A2: protein MGPQNDTKISEFILLGISENPSLQPVLFGLFLVMYQVTMFGNLLIILATISVSYLHTPMYFCLSNLSFVDICLTSTIIPRMLVNIQTQRKTITYKSCITQMHFFILFIMLDIFLLTAMAYDRFVAICHPLHYTVIMNPQLCVFLVFLSWLVNSLYSILQSLIVLQMSFCGHSKIPHFFCEVNQVVQLACSDSFLYNVVTYFGAVLLGGGPLTGILYSYCKIVSSIRAISSAQGKYKAFSTCASHLSVVSLFYCTSLGVYLSSSMTQTSHSTAIASAMYTVVTPMLNPFIYSLRNKDIKSALKRLSEIHIISGPTVLRTNKCP from the coding sequence ATGGGTCCACAGAATGACACAAAGATTTCAGAATTTATACTTCTTGGAATTTCAGAGAACCCCAGTTTGCAGCCTGTTCTCTTTGGACTATTCCTGGTCATGTACCAGGTCACCATGTTTGGAAACCTGCTTATCATCCTGGCCACGATCTCAGTCTCCTACCTTCACACACCCATGTATTTCTGcctctccaacctgtcctttGTAGACATCTGTTTAACCTCCACCATCATCCCAAGAATGCTGGTGAACATACAGACCCAGAGAAAGACAATTACCTATAAATCCTGCATCACACAAATGCATTTCTTTATACTCTTTATTATGTTGGACATTTTTCTGCTGACAgcgatggcctatgaccgctttgTGGCCATCTGCCACCCCCTGCATtacacagtcatcatgaaccCCCAACTCTGTGTGTTCCTGgtttttttgtcctggctggtgAATTCCCTCTATTCCATCTTACAAAGCTTAATAGTATTACAAATGTCCTTTTGTGGACACTCCAAAATTCCACACTTTTTCTGTGAAGTGAATCAGGTGGTCCAACTTGCCTGTTCTGACTCATTTCTTTATAATGTAGTGACATATTTTGGAGCTGTGCTACTGGGTGGTGGTCCCCTCACCGGCATCCTTTATTCCTACTGTAAGATAGTTTCCTCCATCCGTGCAATATCATCAGCTCAAGGGAAGTACAAAGCATTTTCCACATGTGCATCTCACCTCTCagttgtttcattattttattgcaCAAGCCTAGGTGTATACCTCAGTTCTTCTATGACTCAAACTTCACACTCCACTGCAATAGCCTCAGCGATGTACACGGTAGTCACCCCCATGCTGAATCCTTTCATCTACAGTCTCAGGAATAAGGACATAAAGAGCGCTCTGAAAAGACTTTCTGAGATACATATAATCAGTGGACCAACTGTTCTGAGAACAAATAAGTGTCCATGA